The following coding sequences lie in one Micromonospora sp. R77 genomic window:
- a CDS encoding TetR/AcrR family transcriptional regulator, with protein sequence MTAVGNGAQTAGRPTRLPRSARRKQLLAAAQEVFVAQGYHAAAMDDIAERAGVSKPVLYQHFPGKMELYLALLDTHCDAIVAKVHDAMRGTNDNKDRVGASVQAYFDFVDHESEAFRLVFESDLRNDPAVRQRVERVEQGCIAAITDTIISDTGVSRAHAELLASGLVGAAETAAQFWLAGGRQVPKAEAEALVAALSWRGIASFPLQGESA encoded by the coding sequence ATGACCGCTGTGGGGAACGGTGCACAGACCGCCGGCCGGCCCACCCGCCTGCCCCGCTCCGCGCGGCGCAAGCAGTTGCTGGCCGCGGCGCAGGAGGTGTTCGTCGCGCAGGGCTACCACGCCGCCGCGATGGACGACATCGCCGAGCGGGCGGGTGTCTCCAAGCCGGTGCTCTACCAGCACTTCCCGGGCAAGATGGAGCTCTATCTCGCCCTGCTGGACACGCACTGCGACGCCATCGTCGCCAAGGTGCACGACGCGATGCGCGGCACCAACGACAACAAGGACCGGGTCGGCGCGTCGGTGCAGGCGTACTTCGACTTCGTCGACCACGAGAGCGAGGCGTTCCGTCTGGTCTTCGAGTCGGACCTGCGGAACGACCCGGCGGTGCGGCAGCGGGTGGAGCGGGTCGAGCAGGGCTGCATCGCGGCGATAACCGACACGATCATCTCCGACACCGGGGTCAGCCGGGCGCACGCCGAACTGCTCGCCTCCGGCCTGGTCGGGGCGGCCGAGACGGCGGCGCAGTTCTGGCTGGCCGGGGGTCGGCAGGTGCCGAAGGCGGAGGCGGAGGCACTGGTCGCCGCCCTGTCCTGGCGGGGCATCGCCAGCTTCCCGCTGCAAGGTGAGTCAGCCTGA
- a CDS encoding DUF3152 domain-containing protein: MSTSRPPRTGPVSVPADRPARPAIRGRRPVVVLVAFLVALGGGVLAAVQRPSADAEVLVSDGMATAPVAAPTPSPSTASPSPSALPPPPPDPPVLTLSGPVPSTGRGTFGYDDRPAPVLGRAGVLRRFRVAVEHGSAEDVAAFGDAVQAALAGPGSWVDSGRLRLQRVPGTARYDFTVYLATAGTAGRMCLAGGTDIRVGGRPYTSCRAPGKVIINLDRWRLSVPHLVKAGLPLERYRLYVINHEVGHQLGHHHERCPGVGRPAPVMQQQTLFLDGCVANPWPYVGGRRYTGPPV, from the coding sequence ATGTCCACGTCCCGTCCGCCGCGTACCGGCCCGGTGTCGGTCCCGGCCGACCGTCCGGCGCGTCCGGCCATCCGTGGCCGGCGGCCGGTGGTGGTGCTGGTCGCGTTCCTGGTCGCTCTCGGCGGTGGGGTGCTCGCGGCGGTGCAGCGCCCGTCGGCCGACGCCGAGGTGCTGGTCAGTGACGGGATGGCCACCGCGCCGGTGGCCGCGCCCACGCCGTCGCCGTCCACCGCGTCGCCGTCGCCGTCGGCCCTACCGCCTCCGCCGCCGGACCCGCCGGTGCTGACCCTGTCCGGGCCGGTGCCGTCGACCGGTCGCGGCACCTTCGGGTACGACGACCGCCCGGCCCCGGTGCTGGGCCGGGCCGGGGTGCTGCGCCGGTTCCGGGTGGCGGTGGAGCACGGCTCGGCGGAGGACGTGGCCGCGTTCGGTGACGCGGTGCAGGCGGCCCTCGCGGGCCCGGGGAGCTGGGTCGACAGTGGACGCCTGCGGTTGCAGCGGGTGCCCGGCACCGCCCGGTACGACTTCACGGTCTATCTGGCCACCGCCGGCACGGCGGGACGGATGTGCCTGGCCGGAGGGACCGACATCCGGGTGGGTGGCCGGCCGTACACGTCGTGTCGGGCCCCCGGCAAGGTGATCATCAATCTGGACCGGTGGCGGCTCTCGGTGCCGCACCTGGTGAAGGCCGGCCTGCCGCTGGAGCGCTACCGGCTCTATGTGATCAACCACGAGGTGGGCCACCAGTTGGGGCACCACCACGAGCGCTGCCCGGGGGTGGGCCGGCCGGCCCCGGTGATGCAGCAGCAGACGCTCTTCCTGGACGGCTGCGTCGCGAACCCGTGGCCGTACGTCGGTGGGCGGCGGTACACCGGTCCGCCGGTCTGA
- a CDS encoding DUF3107 domain-containing protein, with translation MEVKIGVQYAPRELVLESAQSPAEIEQIVTDAFAKSEGTLSLTDEKGRRIIVPVGKVAYVEIAEASPRAVGFTVR, from the coding sequence GTGGAGGTCAAGATCGGCGTGCAGTACGCGCCCCGCGAGCTGGTTCTGGAGAGCGCGCAGTCGCCGGCCGAGATCGAGCAGATCGTGACCGACGCCTTCGCCAAGAGCGAGGGCACGCTCTCCCTGACCGACGAGAAGGGCCGGCGGATCATCGTGCCGGTCGGCAAGGTCGCCTACGTGGAGATCGCCGAGGCGTCGCCCCGCGCGGTCGGCTTCACCGTCCGCTGA
- a CDS encoding ferritin-like fold-containing protein — protein sequence MTAPDPALVDLLGLVAYGELLAFDRLAADARLAPDLRRRAALSEMAAAEMANYRRVADRIVALGALPEEAMQPYVGALQAYHDSTEPKDWLEAVTKAYVGDAISDDFLEEIAGALDEPERRLVLDVLHESRYAEFAAAEIRAAIAADARVAGRLSMWARRLVGEALSQAGRVAAADRGALTALISRREGVDVAALFRRLTDAHTERMTAVGLNN from the coding sequence GTGACCGCGCCCGATCCCGCCCTCGTCGACCTGCTCGGCCTCGTCGCGTACGGCGAACTGCTCGCCTTCGACCGGCTGGCCGCCGACGCCCGACTCGCCCCCGACCTGCGGCGTCGAGCCGCGCTCAGCGAGATGGCGGCGGCCGAGATGGCCAACTACCGGCGGGTCGCCGACCGGATCGTCGCGCTCGGCGCGCTGCCCGAGGAGGCGATGCAGCCGTACGTCGGCGCGTTGCAGGCGTACCACGACTCGACCGAGCCGAAGGACTGGCTGGAGGCGGTGACGAAGGCGTACGTCGGGGACGCCATCAGCGACGACTTCCTGGAGGAGATCGCCGGGGCGCTCGACGAGCCGGAGCGCCGGCTGGTCCTCGACGTCCTGCACGAGTCCCGGTACGCCGAGTTCGCCGCCGCCGAGATCCGTGCCGCGATCGCGGCGGACGCGCGGGTGGCCGGCCGGCTCTCGATGTGGGCCCGGCGGCTCGTCGGGGAGGCGCTGTCGCAGGCCGGGCGGGTCGCCGCCGCGGACCGGGGCGCACTCACCGCGCTGATCAGCCGGCGGGAAGGGGTCGACGTGGCGGCGCTGTTCCGGCGCCTGACCGACGCGCACACCGAGCGGATGACCGCCGTCGGGTTGAACAACTGA
- a CDS encoding alpha/beta fold hydrolase: MKRATLGPDHLLPAHHVPPPWPGREVRLDGTVTYVRDTPATAPGAEPALYVHGLGGSSQNWTDLAGLLAHRLDGQAIDLPGFGRSEPGRRYTIPAFADRVVRWIEHSDRGPVHLFGNSLGGAVSVQVAALRPDLVRTLTLVSPALPFLDFRRSLQGRMLPLLAIPRGERLAAWRLAQLTPEVMAQQVMESCVADVTRISEQRRLEAIEEIRVRYEATHYAAAYVRTFRGLVSSFLRSYLPGSGSLWRLAATVAAPTLVVGGRQDRLVDVRVAPQTARVIPDSRLLMLDGVGHVAQLEVPRTVARAVLGLLGETEESAGRHDMAG, translated from the coding sequence ATGAAGCGCGCGACCCTCGGGCCGGACCATCTCCTGCCCGCGCATCACGTTCCGCCGCCGTGGCCCGGCCGGGAGGTACGCCTCGACGGCACCGTCACCTACGTCCGGGACACCCCGGCCACCGCGCCCGGCGCGGAGCCGGCGCTCTATGTCCACGGGCTGGGCGGGTCGTCGCAGAACTGGACCGACCTGGCCGGTCTGCTCGCCCACCGGCTGGACGGGCAGGCCATCGACCTGCCCGGCTTCGGGCGCAGCGAGCCGGGGCGGCGGTACACGATCCCGGCCTTCGCCGACCGGGTGGTCCGGTGGATCGAGCACAGCGACCGGGGGCCGGTGCACCTGTTCGGCAACTCGCTGGGCGGGGCCGTCTCGGTGCAGGTCGCCGCCCTGCGGCCGGATCTGGTCCGCACCCTGACCCTGGTCTCGCCGGCGCTGCCGTTCCTCGACTTCCGGCGGTCGCTGCAGGGTCGGATGCTGCCCCTGCTGGCGATCCCCCGGGGCGAGCGGCTGGCCGCCTGGCGGCTGGCGCAGCTGACCCCGGAGGTGATGGCCCAGCAGGTGATGGAGTCCTGCGTGGCCGACGTGACCCGGATCAGCGAGCAGCGGCGGCTGGAGGCGATCGAGGAGATCCGGGTCCGTTACGAGGCCACCCACTACGCGGCCGCCTACGTGCGGACGTTCCGTGGTCTGGTCTCCAGCTTCCTGCGGTCGTACCTGCCCGGGTCGGGGTCGCTGTGGCGGCTGGCCGCGACGGTGGCGGCGCCGACGCTGGTGGTGGGTGGCCGGCAGGACCGGTTGGTCGACGTCCGGGTGGCCCCGCAGACCGCCCGGGTGATCCCGGACAGCCGGCTGCTGATGCTGGACGGGGTGGGGCACGTCGCCCAGTTGGAGGTGCCCCGCACGGTGGCGCGCGCCGTACTGGGCCTGCTCGGTGAAACGGAGGAGAGCGCCGGCCGCCACGACATGGCAGGCTGA